Proteins encoded by one window of Manihot esculenta cultivar AM560-2 chromosome 10, M.esculenta_v8, whole genome shotgun sequence:
- the LOC110624169 gene encoding uncharacterized protein LOC110624169, whose product MTSENLQVKNNGWMFFLIAFTTLSCGLVDGGRILNSTMRKDEKQITIKGDNDIIDCVDIYKQPAFSHPLLKNHTIQMKPSSYPKGFKEGSNTDLLLEWNKKGRCPEGTIPIIRTQHKVSPKRRQHNSNILGFDVNTSQLEYAQVSTDLGTYFGAFAKFLVWNPKTVAKEFSSAQMWVVAGDGPNLNSLEAGWQVHFGEKFTRLFISWTRDNYKETGCYNLECPDFVQINNNIALGSALLPVSVYDGNQYEIEITIFKDMQNGNWWLVVQGQKLGYWPASILTTLANQANVIRWGGKVYNTETDGEHTFTQMGTGHFSYEGYGKAGLIHNLKYVDNSGALTDPNKVIPFASRPSCYDVQLGETGKDDHGTHFYYGGPGYSEICMK is encoded by the exons ATGACTAGTGAAAATCTTCAAGTTAAAAACAATGGTTGGATGTTTTTCTTAATTGCTTTCACCACGTTGAGCTGTGGACTTGTAGATGGAGGAAGGATCTTGAATTCAACAATGAGAAAGGATGAGAAGCAAATCACGATCAAG GGTGATAATGATATAATTGACTGTGTTGATATATATAAACAACCAGCTTTTAGTCATCCACTTCTTAAGAATCACACTATACAG ATGAAGCCTAGTTCATATCCTAAAGGATTCAAAGAAGGAAGCAACACTGATCTTTTACTAGAATGGAATAAGAAAGGACGTTGTCCTGAAGGAACAATCCCAATCATAAGAACACAACACAAAGTTAGTCCAAAGAGGAGACAACACAATAGTAACATTCTTGGCTTTGATGTTAATACTAGCCAGTTAGAG TATGCTCAAGTTTCTACGGATTTGGGCACCTATTTTGGAGCATTTGCAAAATTTTTGGTATGGAATCCAAAAACAGTTGCTAAAGAATTTAGTTCAGCTCAAATGTGGGTTGTAGCAGGAGATGGCCCAAATCTGAATAGCCTTGAAGCTGGATGGCAA GTTCATTTTGGTGAAAAATTTACAAGGCTGTTTATTTCTTGGACG AGAGACAATTACAAAGAAACAGGTTGCTACAATCTTGAATGTCCTGATTTTGTACAAATCAACAACAACATCGCCTTGGGTTCTGCGCTATTACCCGTTTCAGTCTATGATGGCAATCAATATGAGATAGAAATAACTATTTTCAAG GATATGCAAAACGGAAACTGGTGGCTGGTAGTGCAAGGTCAAAAACTAGGATATTGGCCTGCCTCCATCTTAACAACTCTAGCTAACCAAGCGAACGTTATACGATGGGGAGGAAAAGTCTACAACACAGAAACAGATGGTGAACATACATTTACTCAAATGGGAACTGGGCATTTTTCTTATGAAGGCTATGGTAAAGCTGGCCTGATCCATAATCTGAAATATGTCGACAATTCGGGTGCGCTAACAGATCCTAATAAGGTTATACCTTTTGCATCAAGGCCTTCTTGCTATGATGTTCAATTAGGAGAAACTGGAAAGGATGATCATGGAACTCACTTTTATTATGGGGGTCCTGGATATTCTGAAATTTGTATGAAATAA